One part of the Candidatus Hydrogenedentota bacterium genome encodes these proteins:
- a CDS encoding helix-turn-helix transcriptional regulator: GEAPVEGEVPVEGEAPVEGEEPVEGEAPVEGEAPVEGETPVEGEAPAEGETPV, from the coding sequence GGCGAAGCTCCTGTTGAAGGCGAAGTGCCTGTTGAAGGCGAAGCTCCTGTCGAAGGCGAAGAGCCTGTTGAAGGTGAAGCGCCTGTTGAAGGCGAAGCGCCCGTTGAAGGTGAAACGCCTGTTGAAGGCGAAGCTCCTGCTGAAGGCGAAACTC